A stretch of the Lactuca sativa cultivar Salinas chromosome 9, Lsat_Salinas_v11, whole genome shotgun sequence genome encodes the following:
- the LOC111919490 gene encoding citrate-binding protein, producing the protein MQASYRHMLLFLVALIFFLNDAHMASVVDPIYGFVEVMLNESNFEYQKPYDTPLFQRYIYQNGIHRFWVYADDKPFRLGSNTQPRTEIRILPDYTSGVWQFEGVAFIPNGTSGATIVQIHGAAHGNTTSLLRIYNGEMRYYSTQVIDTNLYDRWFKVNLIHDVDGGKVTVFVDNKKKFKIHDQGPGLLYFKFGVYGAPKNISYYMESRWKDVKIYKKC; encoded by the exons ATGCAAGCTTCATATCGCCATATGCTCCTTTTTTTGGTAGCATTGATCTTCTTCTTAAACGATGCTCACATGGCGTCTGTTGTTGATCCGATATACGGATTTGTTGAGGTAATGTTAAATGAAAGCAACTTTGAGTATCAGAAGCCTTATGATACACCACTCTTTCAACGTTACATATACCAAAATGGGATTCATCGTTTTTGGGTATATGCAGACGATAAACCATTCCGTCTAGGAAGCAACACACAACCACGTACCGAAATTCGCATACTT CCGGATTACACTTCAGGAGTATGGCAATTCGAAGGGGTCGCCTTCATCCCAAATGGAACTAGCGGTGCCACCATAGTTCAAATCCATGGTGCAGCCCATGGTAACACGACATCTTTGTTAAGGATCTACAATGGAGAGATGAGATATTACAGTACACAAGTGATAGATACTAATCTATATGATAGATGGTTTAAAGTTAATCTAATACATGATGTGGATGGAGGAAAAGTAACGGTTTTTGttgataacaaaaagaaattCAAAATACACGATCAAGGCCCCGGTTTGCTGTATTTCAAATTTGGAGTCTACGGTGCACCGAAAAATATTAGCTACTACATGGAATCGAGGTGGAAAGAcgtcaaaatttataaaaaatgttga
- the LOC111919509 gene encoding G-box-binding factor 4 — MASSKLMMKMSSSTSRNSDLIRRKSSNSSSSSTSATHLNHNHKRRGIRTDKNSGVLQMTVDGVSPIVHDNNEQQTPETTLFDTLLDAAGAVSATNDSETTGNVSRQEIVRTSSNGPQKTVDDVWKEIVASCKQEVPDELMTLEDFLAKAAAVEEEDVKIIPQPLTSERLSGGIFSFENPMHPLNVDGVVGFGIGADEMGNRGKRRAIVEPLDKAAQQRQRRMIKNRESAARSRERKMAYQAELEALAVTLEEENEALLRAKAEQTRKRYKQLMDNIIPVTETETRRKTKYVLRKVRSLEW; from the exons ATGGCATCTTCTAAGTTGATGATGAAGATGTCGTCTTCCACTTCAAGAAATTCGGATCTCATCAGAAGAAAATCCTCCAATTCTTCCTCCTCTTCAACCTCAGCTACTCATCTTAATCATAATCACAAACGCCGTGGAATCAGAACCGACAAGAATTCTGGCGTCCTTCAGATGACCGTTGACGGCGTTTCGCCAATCGTTCACGATAACAACGAACAACAAACTCCCGAGACGACTTTATTCGACACTCTCTTAGACGCTGCAGGTGCCGTTTCTGCAACTAACGATTCCGAGACCACCGGCAATGTTAGCCGTCAAGAAATTG TTCGCACTTCATCAAACGGACCCCAAAAGACAGTGGATGATGTCTGGAAGGAGATCGTGGCAAGCTGTAAGCAGGAGGTGCCAGACGAGTTGATGACATTAGAGGATTTCTTGGCAAAGGCAGCGGCAGTGGAGGAAGAAGATGTGAAAATCATCCCTCAACCTTTAACATCTGAGAGATTAAGTGGAGGCATTTTCAGTTTTGAGAATCCAATGCATCCCTTAAATGTAGACGGTGTTGTAGGATTCGGAATTGGAGCTGATGAAATGGGAAATAGAGGCAAAAGAAGAGCAATCGTGGAGCCATTAGATAAAGCTGCACAACAGAGGCAAAGAAGAATGATTAAGAACAGAGAATCAGCTGCAAGATCAAGAGAACGAAAAATG GCATACCAAGCTGAATTGGAAGCATTAGCAGTGACTTTAGAAGAGGAGAATGAAGCACTATTGAGAGCAAAG GCAGAGCAGACTAGAAAAAGGTATAAACAG TTGATGGACAACATAATTCCAGTTACAGAGACAGAGACAAGAAGAAAGACAAAATATGTGCTGAGAAAAGTTCGATCATTGGAGTGGTAA
- the LOC111919510 gene encoding uncharacterized protein LOC111919510, producing the protein MDSSSKLGLHPKDETDPVFITQQTDSMFILKSHLKGYDRSNIKIEINEDGSRITISGKNPVCQEETIKGFQKTFRIPEGVVLDKVKARFDQDESRLIIRMPKSVHGIVGIGIQELENPIQENENHEMKNEETVGSNDLTQEEEVKPREKSSIICTPVIAGSTLFVTIIVVVLSLFRSKTGSREKKN; encoded by the exons ATGGATTCCAGTTCCAAACTGGGTTTACACCCCAAAGATGAAACAGATCCCGTCTTCATCACTCAACAGACAGACTCCATGTTCATCCTCAAATCCCACCTTAAAG GGTATGATAGAAGCAACATAAAGATCGAGATAAACGAGGATGGGAGTAGAATCACAATAAGTGGTAAAAATCCCGTTTGCCAAGAGGAAACAATAAAGGGATTCCAGAAAACCTTCAGAATCCCCGAGGGAGTGGTTTTGGATAAAGTCAAAGCCAGGTTTGACCAAGATGAATCAAGACTCATCATTCGAATGCCAAAATCAGTACATGGGATCGTGGGAATCGGGATTCAAGAATTAGAAAATCCAATCCAAGAAAACGAAAATCATGAAATGAAAAATGAAGAAACTGTGGGATCGAATGATTTGACACAAGAGGAAGAAGTAAAACCTCGTGAAAAGAGCTCGATTATATGTACTCCAGTCATAGCTGGGTCAACGTTGTTTGTAACAATTATTGTGGTTGTTTTGAGTTTGTTTCGATCTAAAACCGGATCAAGGGAAAAAAAGAATTAA